A genome region from Tolypothrix sp. PCC 7712 includes the following:
- the cas3 gene encoding type I-D CRISPR-associated helicase Cas3', producing the protein MSESYKINLKSVYSQTVPTPKGVQLPQDWSLSWHQAATLEALRDPNIDVIFNTAMTGDGKSLAAYLEVLQGESSAIGLYPTNELARDQEIQIQGYIAAFQPVNQPRVVRLSGADLEIYAENEGLKKSAAIATLTSQREALLTNPDIFHYLHRGAYIIRGDSPDKLWGRIDKDFDLFIVDEFHVFAAPQIASIINTMLLIRCTNRRKKFLFLSATPDKNLIAKLEIAGFRCREINPHEQNKYQFPDTEAQEQQLKSQGWRQVARPIALNFIPLEPAFKSSETWLKENADLIVNQFQQYPGSKGAIILNSIASVKRLTPFFQEILQPYGLKVGENTGLSGKAVKEQSLAADLVIGTSTIDVGVDFKINFLIFESSDAGNFIQRLGRLGRHDGYDKEGQTIQFANFTAYALVPNFLVERLFQVESPPLTVNCICDRPFLQNTIKEQYRQINDFQGYYRRWGAVQSFWLWYQLSDRTIQQQYAQSRDKFQTVSEQVFNTSLKSMAGRIKGWAKEWQEISGKSGNPIAEDAASFRGSSPLQCGLYDLTEANEVDRFKTYDLPGILSNLDIEMWTEAGFTRTLKETAQRTGQPIAKGRFAHCLAFIKLRSYREERLNWKFTYPGDLQPITDAWKVQVLTGIEVWQPENQWIREINKRLKTQGLVCYVLRRPVAEVRMRLRLPMHFQIYPISDQYSVHDANTPYAIAFGHSALLLDTLAYTFKGKGDEIWIA; encoded by the coding sequence ATGTCCGAAAGTTACAAAATTAATCTCAAATCTGTTTATTCGCAAACAGTCCCCACGCCCAAAGGTGTACAATTACCCCAAGATTGGTCATTATCTTGGCATCAAGCAGCCACTTTAGAAGCCTTACGCGATCCAAATATTGATGTAATCTTCAACACCGCCATGACAGGCGATGGTAAAAGCTTGGCTGCATATTTAGAAGTGCTTCAGGGTGAATCTTCCGCTATTGGACTTTACCCAACTAATGAACTAGCGCGCGATCAAGAAATACAAATTCAAGGATATATTGCAGCATTTCAACCTGTAAATCAACCCCGTGTAGTGCGACTCAGTGGCGCTGATTTAGAAATATATGCCGAAAATGAAGGCTTAAAGAAAAGTGCTGCGATCGCAACTCTCACCAGCCAAAGAGAAGCATTATTAACTAACCCTGATATTTTCCATTATTTACATCGCGGTGCTTATATTATTCGTGGCGATAGTCCAGATAAATTATGGGGCAGAATCGATAAAGATTTTGACTTATTTATTGTAGATGAATTTCATGTATTTGCTGCTCCCCAGATTGCCAGCATTATTAATACGATGTTATTAATTCGCTGCACAAACCGCCGTAAAAAATTCTTGTTTCTTTCAGCCACACCAGATAAAAATTTAATCGCTAAACTAGAAATAGCAGGTTTTCGCTGTCGAGAAATCAATCCTCACGAACAAAATAAATATCAATTCCCTGATACTGAAGCACAAGAACAGCAATTAAAATCTCAGGGATGGCGGCAAGTAGCACGACCAATCGCTTTAAATTTTATCCCCTTAGAACCAGCTTTTAAATCTTCAGAAACTTGGTTAAAAGAAAATGCTGATTTAATTGTCAATCAATTTCAGCAATATCCAGGTAGTAAAGGAGCAATTATTCTCAATTCCATTGCATCCGTCAAGCGGCTAACTCCATTTTTTCAAGAAATTTTACAGCCTTATGGTTTAAAAGTAGGAGAAAATACCGGACTTTCTGGAAAAGCAGTAAAAGAACAAAGTCTTGCTGCTGACTTAGTTATTGGTACAAGTACAATTGATGTAGGCGTTGATTTTAAAATTAACTTTCTAATTTTTGAATCATCCGATGCAGGTAACTTTATTCAACGTTTAGGTAGATTAGGCAGACATGATGGCTATGACAAAGAAGGGCAGACAATTCAGTTTGCAAATTTCACAGCTTATGCGCTAGTACCTAACTTTTTAGTCGAGCGTTTATTTCAGGTAGAATCTCCACCTTTAACAGTTAATTGTATTTGCGATCGCCCGTTTTTACAAAACACTATTAAAGAGCAATATCGCCAAATTAATGATTTTCAGGGATATTATCGCCGTTGGGGTGCTGTACAGTCTTTTTGGTTATGGTATCAATTAAGCGATCGCACTATTCAACAACAGTATGCCCAAAGCCGAGATAAATTTCAAACAGTCAGCGAGCAAGTATTTAATACCAGTTTGAAATCTATGGCGGGACGGATTAAAGGATGGGCTAAAGAATGGCAAGAAATCTCTGGAAAATCAGGAAATCCTATAGCTGAAGATGCTGCTAGTTTTCGCGGTTCTAGTCCTTTGCAATGTGGTTTGTATGACTTAACCGAAGCCAACGAAGTAGATAGGTTTAAAACCTACGACTTACCCGGAATTTTGAGCAACTTAGACATTGAAATGTGGACTGAGGCAGGATTTACACGGACACTGAAAGAAACCGCACAACGCACCGGACAACCTATTGCTAAAGGTAGATTTGCTCACTGTCTAGCATTTATCAAGCTGCGTTCTTACCGTGAGGAAAGGTTGAACTGGAAATTTACTTACCCCGGCGACTTACAGCCAATAACAGACGCTTGGAAAGTCCAAGTTTTAACAGGTATAGAAGTTTGGCAACCAGAAAACCAATGGATTAGGGAGATAAACAAACGCTTAAAAACACAGGGTTTGGTATGTTATGTGCTTCGCCGTCCAGTTGCAGAAGTGCGAATGCGGCTAAGACTACCAATGCATTTTCAAATTTACCCTATTAGCGACCAGTACAGCGTTCATGATGCTAACACACCGTATGCGATCGCGTTTGGTCACTCTGCACTACTGCTAGATACGCTGGCGTACACCTTTAAAGGCAAAGGAGATGAGATATGGATTGCATGA